One genomic segment of Coffea arabica cultivar ET-39 chromosome 6e, Coffea Arabica ET-39 HiFi, whole genome shotgun sequence includes these proteins:
- the LOC113696525 gene encoding uncharacterized protein, protein MRKRALSGTATTAAFTTLSFLSPRNSTPIQSAFHSAALTIGITSSNHHQAKPNNIVHYGSRGLRSDIDRISNLDEALGFYKQMVGMRPVPSVVHFTQLLGRIVKMKQYLVVLSLYRDMAELGCIPLNEYTLNIVINCYCFLGKVNFGFSIFGGFFKRGILPDTATFNTLLKGLFWEHKIHEAQALFKKIIYEKLCIPNEITYGTVIDGLSKAGNTSMAIQVLRFMEKGGRCRPHTAAYNTIIDGLCKDKMMDQALSLLHEMIEKGIAPDVITYSCLVRGLCNLSKWKDVEKLLTEMKAYNIAPDVITFSILIGALCKEGQLEGAEEVLKIMIEQNQKPDNATYSALMDGYCLQGRMDEAKIVFDKMAASGLNPDVQSHSILINGYMKKMKVDAAMSLFQEIRHKGLTPNVATYNTVLQGLFSVRRYLTAIEVFNEMRAAGIKPDFYTYCVLLDGLCKNSHVEEALQFLHKMEVDGVDCQIAMYNIVLDGLCKCGKLDSARHIFYSLSSKGLDPDVATYNTMINGLFSEGLLPEAKEFIKKMEENGCAPNQITFNIIVQGLLKAGEFNDAVVYSDEMDRRGFSMHLSTFSFLLDSYRDSGNDPSIFQIIEKFAPKMGNGSLNNGEGGSYP, encoded by the coding sequence ATGAGAAAAAGGGCCCTCTCAGGTACTGCTACTACTGCCGCTTTTActactctttcatttctttctccaagaaattcaaccCCCATCCAATCTGCTTTTCACTCTGCAGCCCTCACTATTGGTATTACAAGTAGTAATCATCATCAGGCTAAGCCTAACAACATTGTTCATTATGGGTCTCGGGGATTAAGGAGTGATATTGACAGAATCAGCAATCTTGATGAAGCTCTAGGCTTTTACAAGCAGATGGTCGGGATGAGACCTGTGCCTAGTGTTGTTCATTTCACTCAATTGCTGGGTCGTATTGTTAAGATGAAGCAATATTTGGTGGTTCTTTCTCTTTACAGAGATATGGCTGAGTTAGGATGCATTCCGCTTAATGAATACACACTTAATATTGTGATTAACTGTTATTGCTTCTTGGGTAAAGTGAATTTTGGGTTTTCTATATTTGGTGGCTTCTTCAAGCGAGGTATTTTGCCCGATACGGCCACCTTTAATACTCTGCTTAAAGGACTCTTTTGGGAACACAAAATTCATGAGGCACAAGCAttgttcaagaaaataatatatGAAAAGCTATGCATACCTAATGAAATTACGTATGGGACTGTGATAGATGGGCTTTCTAAGGCTGGGAACACTAGCATGGCCATTCAAGtccttagattcatggaaaaagGAGGAAGGTGCAGGCCTCATACAGCTGCTTACAACACTATTATCGACGGGTTGTGCAAGGATAAAATGATGGATCAAGCTCTCTCCCTGTTACACGAGATGATTGAGAAAGGAATTGCCCCTGATGTCATCACTTACAGTTGTTTGGTCCGGGGTCTGTGCAATTTAAGTAAATGGAAGGACGTTGAAAAGCTCTTGACTGAGATGAAGGCTTATAATATTGCTCCTGATGTTATTACTTTTAGTATTCTTATTGGTGCACTATGTAAGGAAGGACAGTTAGAAGGTGCAGAGGAGGTACTGAAAATCATGATTGAGCAAAATCAGAAGCCTGATAATGCTACATATAGCGCATTGATGGATGGGTACTGTTTACAAGGCCGAATGGATGAAGCAAAGAtagtttttgataaaatggctgCTAGCGGCCTTAATCCTGATGTTCAAAGCCATAGTATATTGATCAATGGTtatatgaagaaaatgaaagtggaTGCAGCCATGAGTCTCTTCCAAGAGATCCGACATAAAGGGTTAACACCAAATGTTGCAACTTATAACACTGTCCTGCAGGGTTTATTTAGTGTGCGGAGGTATCTTACAGCAATCGAAGTTTTCAATGAGATGCGAGCTGCTGGCATAAAGCCTGATTTTTACACTTACTGTGTGTTATTGGACGGTTTATGCAAGAACTCACATGTTGAGGAAGCACTTCAATTTTTGCACAAGATGGAAGTTGATGGAGTAGATTGTCAGATAGCAATGTACAACATCGTCCTTGATGGATTATGCAAATGTGGGAAGCTTGACAGTGCCCGACATATTTTCTATAGTCTCTCTTCTAAAGGATTAGACCCTGATGTTGCAACATATAACACAATGATAAATGGCCTCTTTTCAGAAGGTTTACTGCCGGAAGCCAAAGAGTTTATtaagaaaatggaagaaaatggttGCGCACCAAATCAAATTACATTTAATATTATTGTTCAAGGACTTCTTAAGGCTGGCGAATTTAATGATGCAGTGGTTTATTCTGATGAAATGGATAGGAGAGGATTCTCAATGCATTTGTCTACTTTTTCGTTTTTACTAGATTCATACAGAGATAGTGGAAATGATCCCTCTATTTTTCAGATAATTGAGAAGTTTGCTCCAAAAATGGGTAATGGAAGTCTAAATAATGGAGAAGGGGGATCTTATCCTTAA